The genomic interval TTTTTGGGGAAAGTCAAATAACCTTGACAATACCATCTTATCTGTTACAATCTGATATCCGATTTATGTGCCTAATATTTTTATTTTAACTATTTTTGCATAGAGGAGGGGGTGAAAAATGAATGCCGGGTATTAGGGTTAAAGACAACGAGTCATTTGAGAGTGCCCTTAAAAGGTTTAAAAAACAGTGTGAAAAGGCAGGGATACTCTCTGAGATTAAAAAACGGGAACATTATGAAAAACCGAGTGTAAAAAAGAAAAAAAAGACAATTGCAGCAAGGAAA from Deltaproteobacteria bacterium carries:
- a CDS encoding 30S ribosomal protein S21 — translated: MPGIRVKDNESFESALKRFKKQCEKAGILSEIKKREHYEKPSVKKKKKTIAARKRAAKKVKRREF